A genomic window from Sanguibacter antarcticus includes:
- a CDS encoding NAD(P)/FAD-dependent oxidoreductase gives MTTLLLVGAGHGHLYVMNHARELAAEGYHVHLLAPRFFDYSGVASATAAGTVARDTGRVDVQALAARNSVEHHVDTLALLDLAARVARTAAGLELAFDVVSLNIGSVVAETGTSVHPSVVRVKPLSGLADLDARLRATSGSQGAVVAVVGGGATGVELAAHLAVRPDVALVRLVESAPAIGGGLPAGARRRLEALLSTRRVEVQTGRAVREIGEHRLVCEDASELTYDVAVLATGLSAPTLVAAIGLGDERGVPVRDTLQHVSHDDVYAVGDCARFLPVTLPRIGVHGVRQGPVLLQSLLARARGDRLPVYEPQRRALSILDLGGGTALAVRGRWWWFGAGALRLKELIDRRWLATYRDAEQTSLRRGEPSSGRDAGTRRVPRT, from the coding sequence ATGACGACGCTCCTCCTTGTCGGTGCAGGCCACGGACACCTCTACGTCATGAACCACGCGCGCGAGCTGGCTGCTGAGGGCTATCACGTCCACCTCCTTGCGCCGCGCTTCTTCGACTACAGCGGGGTCGCCTCTGCGACAGCCGCAGGCACGGTAGCGAGGGACACCGGCCGGGTCGATGTCCAGGCGCTCGCGGCTCGGAACAGTGTGGAGCACCACGTCGACACCCTGGCGTTGCTCGACCTCGCAGCGCGGGTCGCCAGGACCGCAGCCGGGCTGGAGCTCGCGTTCGACGTCGTGTCCCTCAACATCGGCAGCGTGGTGGCCGAGACCGGCACGAGCGTCCATCCGTCCGTCGTGCGGGTGAAGCCGCTCAGCGGGCTCGCTGACCTCGATGCCCGTCTCCGCGCGACGAGCGGGTCTCAGGGAGCCGTCGTCGCTGTCGTCGGCGGGGGCGCGACAGGCGTGGAGCTGGCCGCGCACCTGGCTGTCCGACCAGACGTCGCGCTGGTTCGTCTGGTCGAGTCGGCTCCTGCGATCGGTGGAGGGCTTCCCGCCGGCGCACGCCGACGGCTCGAAGCGCTCCTGTCCACCCGGAGAGTCGAGGTCCAGACCGGGCGCGCGGTGCGAGAGATCGGCGAGCACCGCCTGGTCTGCGAGGACGCGAGCGAGCTGACGTACGACGTCGCCGTGCTCGCGACCGGACTGAGCGCGCCCACGCTCGTGGCGGCGATCGGGCTGGGGGACGAGCGGGGTGTGCCGGTGCGCGACACCCTCCAGCACGTCAGCCACGACGACGTCTACGCGGTGGGCGACTGCGCACGCTTCCTTCCCGTGACGCTGCCTCGCATCGGGGTGCACGGAGTCCGCCAGGGCCCCGTCCTGCTCCAGAGCCTGCTCGCGCGTGCGCGTGGTGACCGCTTGCCGGTCTACGAGCCCCAGCGCCGGGCTCTCTCGATCCTCGACCTCGGCGGCGGCACCGCGCTCGCGGTTCGTGGACGCTGGTGGTGGTTCGGTGCTGGCGCGCTGCGGCTCAAAGAGCTCATCGACCGCCGCTGGTTGGCGACGTACCGGGACGCGGAGCAGACCTCCCTGCGCAGGGGCGAGCCCTCCTCGGGAAGAGATGCAGGCACTCGCCGGGTTCCCCGGACGTGA
- a CDS encoding RNA polymerase sigma factor, which yields MTDRRTPDDTTRKATFREIVEPEIEVMLRVAFSITSSPADGEDLVQESLLRAYKALDRFDGRHPRAWLLTILRHTNANMHRRRRPGTVGDWEVIRSAKPAFGRSELPSAEDSVIDLELHPALDAAVRALDPRFRSALILVDVHDLSYAEAAAVMGVPVGTVMSRLSRARDRVRKALRATPLTRGDL from the coding sequence GTGACAGATCGACGGACCCCTGACGACACCACGCGGAAGGCCACCTTTCGCGAGATCGTCGAGCCTGAGATCGAGGTCATGCTCCGGGTGGCGTTCTCCATCACGTCGAGCCCAGCCGACGGGGAGGACCTTGTGCAAGAGAGTCTGCTGCGCGCCTACAAGGCGCTCGATCGTTTCGACGGTCGACATCCACGGGCGTGGCTGCTGACCATCCTCCGGCACACCAACGCCAACATGCACCGGCGACGCAGGCCGGGAACGGTCGGTGACTGGGAGGTCATCCGGTCCGCGAAGCCTGCTTTCGGTCGATCGGAGCTCCCGAGCGCCGAGGACAGCGTGATCGACCTGGAGCTCCACCCGGCCCTCGACGCTGCGGTCCGTGCGCTGGACCCGAGGTTCCGGTCGGCGCTCATCCTCGTCGATGTTCACGACCTCAGCTATGCCGAGGCCGCAGCCGTTATGGGCGTGCCTGTCGGCACGGTCATGTCACGCCTCAGCCGGGCACGTGACCGCGTCCGCAAGGCGCTGCGTGCCACCCCGCTCACCCGAGGAGACCTCTGA
- a CDS encoding zf-HC2 domain-containing protein, giving the protein MLGTLRQMLTCHWSARRIQRYLDADPAARLTPGETSRLEEHLATCERCAEVAAENRALHRALSAWTGMRSVDPRSVDRVRSFLSTIDDEDPR; this is encoded by the coding sequence ATGCTTGGGACCCTCCGCCAGATGCTCACCTGCCACTGGTCTGCCCGACGGATCCAGCGCTACCTCGACGCCGACCCTGCTGCTCGGCTCACGCCCGGAGAGACGTCGCGGCTCGAAGAACACCTTGCGACGTGCGAGAGGTGCGCGGAGGTGGCCGCCGAGAACCGCGCGCTGCACCGCGCGCTCTCTGCATGGACCGGCATGCGGTCTGTCGACCCACGGTCGGTCGACCGCGTCCGCAGCTTCCTTTCCACCATCGACGACGAGGACCCACGATGA
- a CDS encoding dihydrolipoyl dehydrogenase family protein: MTDQTTSTSSAQTDEPWDLVVVGGGTAGIVGAKTAARFGARVLLVERDRTGGDCLWTGCVPSKALLAAAAAAAAARTGGRFGVSAGPADVTVDFSQVMKHVHAAIQHIAPVDSIETLEASSVAVRTGTAVFTGVDSVEIEGERHTFRQALLATGAAPAVPPIPGLADVDYLTSDTVWDLDDLPAGLVILGGGTIGCELGQAFARLGSTVSVVEGAPRLLPREDPLASAAVAEALVADGVEIHTGSGVSSVETSGPGEGVLHLENGRQVPFARLLVAVGRAPRTADLGLSAAGVDIGARGFVVVDDHLRTTNPHIWAAGDLTGHPQLTHAASSHASLAVSNAILGLRRAVDLTALPRVTFTSPEVAAVGLASDRPGPGLRVIDWQDTHVDRAVAEGETSGFTRLVVDKRGHILGATIVGPRAGETLGEVTLAVAQGLTTRDLAGVTHAYPTYNDGPWNAVISDVQALLRRPAVQRAVGVLARGRRWWVGRK; encoded by the coding sequence ATGACTGATCAGACGACCTCCACCTCCTCCGCACAGACAGACGAGCCCTGGGACCTCGTCGTCGTCGGTGGCGGAACGGCCGGCATCGTCGGCGCGAAGACGGCCGCGCGCTTCGGTGCCCGAGTCCTTCTCGTCGAGCGAGACCGTACCGGGGGAGACTGCCTCTGGACGGGGTGCGTCCCGTCCAAGGCCCTGCTCGCGGCCGCGGCTGCTGCGGCAGCCGCGCGAACCGGTGGTCGCTTCGGTGTGAGCGCCGGCCCGGCTGACGTCACCGTCGACTTCTCGCAGGTGATGAAGCACGTGCACGCTGCGATCCAGCACATCGCGCCGGTGGACTCCATCGAGACGCTCGAAGCATCGTCCGTGGCGGTCCGCACGGGCACGGCTGTGTTCACCGGGGTCGACTCCGTCGAGATCGAGGGCGAGCGCCACACGTTCCGGCAAGCTCTCCTGGCGACCGGCGCGGCCCCAGCCGTCCCTCCGATCCCCGGCCTGGCCGATGTCGACTACCTGACGAGCGACACGGTCTGGGACCTGGACGACCTTCCGGCAGGTCTGGTGATCCTCGGCGGCGGGACCATCGGCTGCGAGCTCGGGCAGGCGTTCGCGCGCCTCGGCAGCACGGTCTCCGTCGTCGAAGGCGCACCGAGGCTCCTGCCGCGCGAGGACCCCCTCGCGTCTGCAGCGGTCGCCGAGGCCTTGGTGGCCGACGGTGTCGAGATCCACACCGGCTCCGGCGTGTCGAGCGTCGAGACCAGCGGGCCGGGGGAGGGCGTCCTCCACCTCGAGAACGGCCGCCAGGTTCCCTTCGCCCGCCTCCTCGTCGCGGTCGGTCGGGCACCTCGCACAGCCGACCTCGGCCTCTCAGCAGCGGGAGTCGACATCGGCGCTCGCGGATTCGTCGTGGTCGACGACCACCTGCGCACGACCAACCCGCACATCTGGGCTGCTGGCGACCTCACCGGGCACCCACAGCTCACCCACGCGGCGAGCTCGCACGCGAGCCTGGCCGTGTCGAACGCGATCCTCGGCCTGCGCCGGGCCGTCGACCTGACGGCTCTTCCTCGGGTCACCTTCACCAGCCCCGAGGTCGCAGCCGTGGGTCTCGCGAGCGATCGTCCCGGACCAGGTCTTCGCGTCATCGACTGGCAGGACACGCACGTCGACCGGGCAGTAGCAGAGGGGGAGACCAGCGGATTCACGCGGCTCGTGGTCGACAAGCGTGGCCACATCCTCGGAGCCACCATCGTCGGACCACGTGCTGGAGAGACGCTGGGCGAGGTGACGCTGGCGGTCGCCCAAGGCCTGACCACCCGTGACCTCGCCGGGGTGACGCACGCCTATCCGACATACAACGACGGACCCTGGAACGCCGTGATCTCCGACGTGCAGGCGCTGCTCCGTCGACCGGCCGTGCAGCGCGCTGTGGGGGTCCTCGCTCGTGGGCGTCGGTGGTGGGTCGGCCGGAAGTGA
- a CDS encoding CDP-alcohol phosphatidyltransferase family protein → MLDTAARQVLARPLADLARLVDHPRVSPNRLTLLGLATGLASAAAAAGHLWWWALALWWFSRAMDGLDGPLARRRRAAAHTPETGAGGFLDITADFTVYGATVVGVAIGATSQHGASWLPFMAVLLAYYVNGAAFLAFSSIAERTGRQRDDGRSLSFLGGLAEGTETIIVHSLWLAFPAHADVIATLWAAVVGVSAVQRIVAGARDLA, encoded by the coding sequence ATGCTTGACACCGCAGCCCGGCAGGTCCTCGCGCGTCCCCTGGCCGATCTGGCCCGGCTCGTCGACCACCCTCGAGTGAGCCCGAACCGGCTGACCCTGCTCGGTCTGGCCACGGGCCTGGCCAGCGCCGCGGCCGCAGCCGGCCACCTGTGGTGGTGGGCGCTCGCGCTCTGGTGGTTCTCGAGAGCGATGGACGGCCTCGACGGTCCTCTGGCGCGCCGTCGCCGGGCAGCCGCACACACCCCAGAGACAGGTGCAGGCGGTTTCCTCGACATCACGGCCGACTTCACCGTGTACGGCGCGACCGTGGTCGGTGTCGCGATCGGAGCGACGAGCCAGCACGGCGCGAGCTGGTTGCCGTTCATGGCCGTGCTGCTCGCCTACTACGTCAACGGCGCTGCGTTCTTGGCCTTCTCGTCGATCGCGGAGCGAACAGGTCGCCAGCGCGACGACGGACGCTCGTTGAGCTTCCTCGGTGGGCTCGCCGAAGGTACGGAGACGATCATCGTCCACTCCTTGTGGCTTGCGTTCCCGGCCCACGCCGACGTGATCGCCACGCTCTGGGCGGCCGTCGTCGGCGTGAGCGCTGTCCAACGCATCGTGGCTGGCGCACGCGACCTCGCCTGA
- a CDS encoding TVP38/TMEM64 family protein produces the protein MNRATVVKASTLVLIVLGAGVLVIVFGTPDVDELRARVDAAGAWAPLLFFALYAALASIPSPVGLLTVAGGALFGMWAGAGLSLAGALVGATIAFGLGRVLGRDAVDRLIRGRLERVDTLLRDHGLSAVLIVRLVPLVPFLAINYASGLSGVRLRHYVVGSAVGMLPGSLAYAALGAYGTNPWGLAGAITGLLVLVAGGAWWARRLAPRRLGEDTAPVPPSDLSPTATGTHA, from the coding sequence ATGAACAGAGCCACCGTAGTCAAGGCAAGCACGTTGGTCTTGATCGTGCTCGGTGCGGGAGTGCTGGTCATCGTCTTCGGCACGCCTGACGTCGACGAGCTGAGGGCACGTGTCGATGCGGCAGGCGCGTGGGCACCGCTGCTGTTCTTCGCGCTCTACGCGGCCCTGGCCTCGATCCCCAGCCCTGTGGGGCTGCTGACCGTGGCGGGCGGGGCTCTCTTCGGCATGTGGGCCGGCGCCGGGCTGTCGCTGGCTGGTGCGCTGGTCGGAGCAACCATCGCCTTCGGCCTCGGCCGGGTCCTCGGGCGCGACGCGGTCGACCGACTCATCCGTGGGCGGCTCGAACGCGTCGACACGCTGCTACGTGACCACGGTCTGTCCGCCGTCCTCATCGTCCGGCTCGTGCCGCTCGTCCCGTTCCTCGCCATCAACTACGCCTCGGGACTCTCCGGAGTACGACTGCGTCACTATGTCGTGGGCAGTGCGGTCGGGATGCTTCCAGGCAGCCTCGCGTACGCCGCACTAGGCGCCTACGGGACGAACCCGTGGGGTCTTGCAGGTGCTATCACCGGCCTCCTCGTCCTCGTCGCAGGAGGCGCGTGGTGGGCACGACGCCTCGCTCCGCGCCGCCTGGGCGAGGACACCGCACCAGTCCCACCCTCAGACCTTTCCCCGACAGCCACAGGCACGCATGCTTGA
- a CDS encoding ABC transporter substrate-binding protein: protein MRSARLIVPTLLLGAAVSGCAAPSAPAGSASETRSWTQITQEATGQTVDLWMYGGDQQGNAYVDDVLTPAAAELGVTLRRVPVADTTDAMTRILAERQAGTQDGAVDLVWVNGDSFATGKQADAWRCGWSSVLPNMTYVAPDDALVTEDFGTSVDGCESPWHKAQFTLVYDSARVPVPPTTIDGVLEWAQANPGRFTYPAPPDFTGSVFVRQVFYSTAGGADQIPAQFDQAAYDALTPGLWDALDDVAPSLWREGRTYPSDSVALDRLYADGEVDMTMTYGPATLTQLVADGTFPATTRVLALDEGTIGNASFLAIPSSAGDPEGAMVVADLALSPEQQAIKADPDTWGQFTVLDTSLLSATDQARFDDLPVSTVVPPYDVLSRDANPELASSWVSRLDDGWRRTVLGSGS from the coding sequence ATGCGTTCTGCCCGACTGATCGTGCCGACCCTGCTGCTCGGTGCAGCAGTCTCGGGGTGTGCGGCTCCGAGCGCGCCGGCCGGGTCAGCCTCCGAGACGAGGTCGTGGACACAGATCACCCAGGAGGCGACGGGCCAGACCGTAGACCTGTGGATGTACGGGGGAGACCAGCAGGGCAACGCCTATGTCGACGACGTGCTCACGCCGGCCGCGGCGGAGCTCGGCGTGACGTTGAGACGCGTCCCGGTAGCGGACACCACCGACGCCATGACCCGCATCCTGGCCGAGCGGCAGGCCGGTACGCAGGACGGTGCGGTGGACCTGGTCTGGGTGAACGGCGACAGCTTCGCGACCGGCAAGCAGGCTGACGCCTGGCGCTGCGGTTGGTCCTCCGTACTCCCGAACATGACGTACGTCGCGCCGGACGACGCGCTCGTCACCGAGGACTTCGGCACGAGCGTCGACGGCTGCGAGTCCCCCTGGCACAAGGCCCAGTTCACGCTGGTCTACGACTCGGCGCGCGTCCCGGTCCCGCCGACCACCATCGACGGGGTGCTCGAGTGGGCACAGGCGAACCCGGGGCGCTTCACGTACCCGGCCCCACCCGACTTCACCGGTTCGGTCTTCGTCCGACAGGTCTTCTACAGCACAGCAGGCGGCGCCGACCAGATCCCGGCGCAGTTCGACCAGGCCGCGTACGACGCGCTCACGCCAGGCCTCTGGGACGCTCTCGACGACGTCGCGCCGTCCCTGTGGCGCGAGGGCCGGACGTACCCGTCCGATTCGGTCGCGCTCGACCGGCTCTACGCTGACGGCGAGGTCGACATGACGATGACGTACGGGCCGGCGACCCTGACGCAGCTCGTCGCCGACGGCACCTTCCCGGCGACGACGCGTGTCTTGGCGCTCGACGAGGGAACCATCGGGAACGCCAGCTTCCTGGCGATCCCGTCCTCGGCCGGTGACCCCGAGGGGGCCATGGTGGTCGCCGACCTCGCGCTCTCGCCCGAGCAGCAGGCCATCAAGGCCGACCCCGACACGTGGGGGCAGTTCACCGTGCTCGACACATCGTTGCTCAGCGCGACCGACCAGGCGCGGTTCGACGACCTCCCGGTCTCGACCGTCGTCCCGCCGTACGACGTCCTCTCGCGCGACGCAAACCCGGAGCTCGCCTCCTCGTGGGTCTCTCGTCTCGACGACGGGTGGCGCAGAACCGTTCTCGGTTCCGGGTCCTGA
- a CDS encoding ABC transporter permease subunit, whose amino-acid sequence MRRSPSAGGRPTTVRLGGARLVAPSVAVVVVVTGTALGAVLATSIGLVPLVGQPRLSLDGFTTVAGDLRAATQESLLTAAAATVLSATMGLAIATLVLRSGTRARLVVGLAVGVLTVPHLVGATTTGLLLSDVGLAQRWLGIPPASWPELVGGRWPWATVLELAWKESAFVALVVVASTGRRYSDLREVAAVLGAPPRAQWRRVLLPLAAPALASSSLIVFVYSLGTYEVARLLGRAHPEPLPVMAYRLFTDIDVAARPQAAAVAVVATAIALLAVAAALPLLRRLGAER is encoded by the coding sequence ATGCGTCGTTCCCCGAGCGCTGGCGGGCGGCCAACGACCGTCAGGCTCGGCGGCGCCCGGCTCGTGGCACCCTCGGTCGCCGTCGTCGTGGTCGTCACCGGTACCGCCCTCGGTGCCGTGCTCGCCACGAGCATCGGCCTCGTGCCTCTCGTCGGGCAGCCGCGGCTGAGCCTCGACGGTTTCACCACCGTCGCAGGCGACCTCCGCGCGGCGACCCAGGAGTCGCTGCTCACGGCAGCGGCCGCGACGGTGCTCTCCGCGACCATGGGGCTGGCCATCGCGACGCTCGTCCTGCGTTCAGGCACCCGGGCACGCCTCGTCGTCGGCCTGGCCGTGGGAGTCCTCACCGTTCCGCACCTCGTCGGCGCGACGACGACCGGGCTGCTGCTCTCGGACGTCGGCCTCGCCCAGCGGTGGCTGGGGATCCCCCCTGCGTCGTGGCCAGAGCTCGTCGGCGGACGCTGGCCCTGGGCGACCGTGCTCGAGCTCGCCTGGAAGGAGTCCGCGTTCGTCGCCCTCGTCGTGGTCGCGTCCACCGGCCGCCGCTACTCCGACCTGCGTGAGGTCGCCGCCGTCCTCGGTGCACCCCCTCGTGCGCAGTGGCGACGCGTCCTGCTGCCGCTGGCCGCACCTGCCCTCGCCTCGTCCTCCCTCATCGTCTTCGTCTACTCTCTCGGAACATACGAGGTCGCCCGACTCCTGGGCCGTGCGCACCCCGAACCCCTCCCGGTCATGGCCTACCGGCTCTTCACCGACATCGACGTCGCGGCGCGGCCCCAGGCTGCGGCGGTCGCGGTGGTCGCCACGGCGATCGCCCTCCTCGCCGTCGCAGCCGCGCTCCCTCTCCTGCGGCGACTGGGAGCCGAACGATGA
- a CDS encoding ABC transporter permease, giving the protein MSGHTAARAVRRPRSVTTSALVVLWLVVPLVPLVVWAGTSRWSGTSRLPQDLGLRGWDEALDGGLLPALVRSAALGVAVALVATPLGVMAGRALGWHLLRRPALPSVVLLAPVVLAPFAVAMGLDVVVLRLGVPGEVAVVLVLSVFALPYTTFTMRATYLGVDPALEEQARVLGANARQARLRVTLPAASTGVVTATGLAFLVGWSDYTVTLLIGGGQLITAPMLIGSSAAGSGNDPQTAALALAATIPPVLALAVFAFAGARRRSAARS; this is encoded by the coding sequence ATGAGCGGACACACAGCTGCGCGCGCCGTCCGCCGTCCGCGCTCCGTCACCACGTCGGCCCTCGTCGTGCTCTGGCTGGTCGTGCCTCTCGTCCCCCTCGTCGTGTGGGCAGGCACATCACGGTGGTCAGGGACGTCCCGGCTGCCGCAGGACCTGGGGCTGCGCGGATGGGACGAGGCGCTCGACGGCGGACTGCTCCCGGCACTGGTCCGCTCAGCCGCGCTCGGTGTCGCCGTGGCGCTCGTCGCTACGCCTCTCGGGGTCATGGCAGGCCGGGCGCTGGGGTGGCACCTGCTCCGCAGGCCGGCGCTGCCGTCGGTAGTCTTGCTGGCGCCCGTCGTGCTCGCTCCGTTCGCCGTCGCGATGGGCCTCGACGTGGTCGTCTTGCGGCTCGGAGTCCCGGGGGAGGTAGCAGTGGTGCTGGTCTTGAGCGTCTTCGCGCTGCCTTATACGACGTTCACCATGCGGGCCACCTACCTCGGGGTCGACCCCGCGCTGGAGGAACAAGCGCGGGTGCTCGGGGCGAACGCGCGCCAGGCCCGGCTCCGGGTGACGCTCCCGGCGGCGTCCACCGGCGTCGTGACAGCCACCGGGCTCGCCTTTCTCGTCGGATGGAGCGACTACACCGTGACCCTGCTCATCGGTGGCGGCCAGCTCATCACTGCCCCCATGCTCATCGGCTCGTCCGCCGCCGGGTCAGGCAACGACCCCCAGACAGCGGCACTGGCGCTCGCAGCGACGATCCCTCCGGTGCTGGCGCTGGCGGTCTTTGCCTTCGCCGGTGCCCGTCGCCGCTCGGCGGCACGATCATGA